The Vibrio orientalis CIP 102891 = ATCC 33934 genome segment CATGTAGTCAACATGTTCGCGTGGGTGTAGGCCAGATTCACCTTTCTGACGAGCTGTGATTAGCTCTTCAGCAAATGTGCCTTCTTCAGTAAGAACAGTGTTCGCCTGAGCGATAACGTACTGACCTTCCTGAATAGCAGATAGGTAATCTACTTCGTCTGTTACAATGCCATCTACTACGCGACGGTATGGAGTCTCTAGGAAACCGTACTCGTTACAACGCGCAAACGCAGATAGAGAGTTGATCAGACCGATGTTTGGACCTTCCGGCGTTTCGATAGGACATAGACGACCGTAGTGAGTTACGTGTACGTCACGTACTTCGAAGCCAGCACGTTCACGAGTTAGACCGCCAGGACCCAATGCAGAAATACGACGCTTGTGCGTTACTTCTGATAACGGGTTGTTTTGGTCCATGAACTGTGACAGCTGTGAAGAGCCAAAGAATTCTTTAACCGCAGCAGAGATCGGCTTAGCATTGATTAGATCTTGAGGCATGATTGCATCAAGGTCACCAAGGCTTAGACGCTCTTTAACCGCACGTTCAACACGTACTAGACCAACGCGGAATTGGTTCTCTGCCATTTCGCCAACAGAACGGATACGACGGTTACCTAGGTGGTCGATATCGTCCACTTCACCGATGCCGTTACGGATAGCGATAAGCTTCTTCATCACTTCGATGATATCAGTTTCATCAAGTGTGCCTTGCTCTTGAGCATCTTCACGTTCGATAGAGCTGTTAAACTTCATACGACCAACAGTCGATAGATCGTAACGCTCTTCTGAGAAGAATAGGCTTTCGAATAGTGATTCAGCAGCTTCTTTCGTTGGCGGCTCGCCCGGGCGCATCATGCGGTAGATTTCTACCAGTGCAGAAATACGATCAACAGTGCTGTCGATACGTACCGTTTCTGACATGAACGGACCGTGGTCTAGATCGTTAGTAAATAACGTTTGTAGAGCTTTGTGGCCTGCCTGAGAAAGGTTAGCTAGTGCTTCAAGGCTGATTTCTTGGTTTGCACCAACAATGATCTCGCCAGTCGCTTCGTTGATGTAATCTTGCGATGCAACTTTGCCTACGATGTACTCAACTGGTACTTCGATATGCTCAACGCCATCTTTTTCAAGCTGACGGATGTGGCGTGCAGTTACACGACGACCTGTTTCAACGTAAGTCTTGCCATTTGCTTCGATATCGAATGACGCAGTTTCACCACGTAGACGATCAGGAACAAGCTCCATAAGTAGAGTTTGATCTTTAACTTCGAAGTTCACCTTCTCAAAGAAGATGTCCAGGATCTCTTCTGTCGTCTTACCTAGTGCGCGAAGAATGATAGATGCTGGTAGCTTACGACGGCGGTCGATACGTACGTATAGGTTATCCTTAGGATCAAACTCGAAATCAAGCCATGAACCACGGTAAGGAATAACACGTGCGTTATAAAGAACTTTACCTGATGAGTGGGTCTTACCCTTATCGCTGTCGAAGAATACGCCAGGGCTTCTGTGCAGCTGGGATACGATAACCCTCTCGGTACCATTAATTACAAAAGTACCATTGTCTGTCATAAGCGGAATTTCGCCCATGTAGACTTCTTGTTCTTTGATATCTTTTACGGTGCCTGCCGGCGCGTCTTTATCAAAAATAACTAGGCGCAGTTTAACGCGTAGTGGCTTTGAGTACGTTACGCCGCGAATTTGACATTCTTTAACATCAAATACTGGCTCACCAAGACGGTAGCTAACGTATTGCAGCTCAGAGTTGCCGTTGTAGCTCTGAATCGGGAATACAGAACGGAAAGCAGCTTCAAGACCGTATTGACCCTCAGGATCCTGTTCGATGAATTTTTCGAACGAATCGAGCTGGATCGATAGCAGGTATGGAATGTCCAAAACTTGTGGACGAGTACCAAAGTCCTTACGGATGCGCTTTTTCTCGGTATAAGAGTAAACCATGGGGTTCCTCAGCTCGCTGATAAGTGACCCAAACTGTCTCCAATCGTTATGAGACAGTGACTGAAAATCTGTTTGATAGTAGTGACATATCATTAAGAGATAATGACATGTTTTTTGCTAGGAACCTGGGTGCTCAAACAGCGGAAAAATCACCCAACCCCTACAGCGCAAAAAGGCCGGTGGTTATAAAACCACCAGCCATTAGCCGTTAGGCTAAGAAGCTTAAGTAATAATTACTTAACAACAACAGTTGCGCCAGCTTCTTCTAGCTGAGCTTTAAGAGCTTCAGCTTCATCTTTCTCGATGCCTTCTTTTAGTGGAGCAGGAGCTGAGTCTACTAGACCCTTAGCTTCTTTAAGGCCTAGGCCAGTTGCGCCACGTACTGCTTTGATTACAGCAACTTTGTTACCGCCAGCAGATTCTAGGATTACGTCGAATTCAGTTTGCTCAGCAGCAGCTTCGCCTGCAGCAGCGCCGCCAGCTACAACAGCAGCAGCTGCAGTAACACCGAATTTCTCTTCCATTGCTTCGATTAGTTCAACAACTTGCATTACAGACATTTCTGCAACTGCGTCTAGGATTTGCTCGTTAGTGATAGACATAACAATTCTCTTTTAAATCAACAATAAGTTTAAATAGCAACCAGTGAAAAGCAAGGCTTAAGCCGCAGCTTCTTCTTTTTGGTCGCGTAGTGCAGCGATAGTACGTACCAGCTTGCCTGCAGAAGCTTCTTTCATGCACATCATTAGGCGTGCGATAGCTTCGTCGTAAGTTGGTAGTGTCGCTAGTACTTCAGCGTCAGTTAGCGCGCCTTCAAATGCAGCAGCTTTGATCTCGAAGTCTTTGTTCTCTTTAGCGAAGTCTTTGAAAAGACGCGCTGCAGCACCTGGGTGCTCGTTAGAGAATGCGATTAGAGTAGGACCAGTGAAAGTGTCAGTTAGACACTCGTAGTCAGTACCTTCAACCGCACGACGCATAAGCGTGTTACGAACAACACGTACGTAAACACCAGCTTCACGAGCCTGTTTACGTAGTGAAGTCATAGCACCAACTTCAACGCCACGAGAATCAGCTACAACTGCAGAAAGTGCACCACTGGCAGCTTCGTTGACTTCAGCAACAATTGCTTTTTTGTCTTGAAGGTTTAAAGCCATCTTGGATTTACTCCTGGTTGTCGTTACACCACTCACTATCATCACGACAGTGAGAGTTATTCAGGTGCTTCCCAGAAGAAAGTAACTATTTGCATAGAGCTTTCTGTCAGTTCGGGCACCATCTACGTAGGAAAATTAAGTTTACAAAAGCAAACACCTACGGTCTTGGACGGAGACTGGGTCATAATTCAGACTAAATTCTTGCGAATTTAATGAACCAAAGTTCAGCCCCAACCACAAATATTAGGCGCAAAATTATACATAAACTTTGCGCCTAAGTAAATAAGTGTGTCGTAAAATTAATTACGCAACTGTGTTCAGGCTACCCTGATCAACAGTAACACCAGCACCCATTGTAGTAGAGATGCTTACCTTCTGAAGGAATGTACCCTTAGCAGAAGACGGCTTAGCTTTCTTCAGAGCAACTAGAAGTGCTTCTAGGTTCTCTTTGATCTGCTCAGCAGAGAAGTTTGCTTTACCGATAGTAGTGTGGATGATGCCGTTCTTGTCGTTACGGTAACGAACCTGACCAGCTTTAGCGTTCTTAACCGCTTCAGCAACGTTAGGAGTTACAGTACCAACTTTAGGGTTTGGCATTAGACCGCGAGGACCTAGGATAGTACCTAGTTGACCTACAACGCGCATTGCATCTGGAGAAGCAACAACTACGTCAAAGTTCATTTCGCCTTTCTTCACTTGCTCAGCAAGATCTTCCATACCAACGATGTCTGCGCCAGCTTCTTTAGCTGCTTCAGCGTTTGCACCTTGAGTGAACACTGCAACGCGGATATCGCGGCCAGTACCGTGAGGTAGTACAGTTGCACCACGTACGTTCTGGTCAGATTTACGAGCATCGATGCCAAGGTTAACAGCAACGTCTACAGACTCAACAAATTTAGCAGTCGCTAGTTCTTGAAGAAGAGCAACAGCTTCGTTGATTTCGTATTCTTTAGTTACGTTAACTTTTTCGCGGATTACGCGCATGCGCTTAGTTAGTTTAGCCATCTTATTAACCCTCTACCACTAGGCCCATTGAACGAGCAGTACCAGCGATTGAACGCTTCATTGCTTCGATGTCAGCACCAGTCATATCAGCAGCTTTAGTTTCTGCGATTTCTTGGATTTGAGCGTCAGTTACAGTACCCACTTTTTCAGTGTTTGGACGACCAGAACCAGACTTAACGCCAGCAGCTTTCTTAAGAAGAACAGCAGCAGGTGGAGTCTTAGTGATGAACGTGAAAGAACGGTCGTTGTATACTGTGATAACAACTGGTGTTGGTAGACCTTTCTCTAGAGATTCTGTTTTTGCGTTGAACGCTTTACAGAATTCCATGATGTTAACACCGTGTTGACCTAGTGCAGGACCAACTGGTGGACTTGGGTTTGCCATACCAGCAGCAACTTGTAGCTTGATGTAAGCTTCAACTTTCTTAGCCATGATTATTCCTAATTTTGGGTACAAACGCTAATCGGCTGATCAGCTCCCCGTTGATATAAATACTTTTTACTTCAGCTGTCACTTTCGCTTCAGCCAAAATAATAAGGCGCGAAATTATAGTCATAATTCGCGCCCTAAACAACCCTGTTAAGGTGTTTTTTTAATCAAGTTTTTCAACCTGACCAAATTCAAGCTCAACTGGTGTCGCACGACCAAAGATCGATACAGACACTTTTACGCGGCTCTTATCGTAATCCACTTCTTCAACAGTACCGTTGAAGTCTGCGAATGGACCGTCAGTAACACGTACCACTTCACCCGCTTCGTACATAGTACGTGGACGAGGAGCTTCACTTGCTTTCTCTAGACGGTTAAGAATCGCATCAGCTTCTTTATCAGTGATAGGAGCTGGACGATCAGAGGTACCACCAATGAAGCCCATGACACGCGGCACACTGCGTACTAAGTGCCATGATTCATCGTTCATGATCATCTGAACAAGGACGTAACCAGGGAAGAACTTGCGTTCAGATTTACGACGCTGACCAGCGCGCATTTCTACTACTTCTTCAGTAGGAACTAGTACTTCACCAAACAGCTCTTCCATGCTGTGCATTTTGATATGCTCGCGAAGAGATTGGGCTACACGGCCTTCAAATCCAGAGAAGGCTTGAACCACATACCAGCGTTTTTTTGGAGCTTCACTCATGAATTAAAACCCTCTATACCCCAGTTGCTAGAGCTACAAGACGAACCATAATGCCGTCAATACCCCATAGCACTAGAGCCATTACAATACTTACAGCTAAAACGATCAGTGTTGTTTGCATAGTTTCTTGGCGTGTAGGCCAAACAACTTTACGTACTTCCATACGAGATTCTTTTGCAAACTCGATCGCAGCTTTACCTTTCGTTGTTGTAGCAGCAACACCAAGTGCCGCAGCGATTAGTACAACAACACCTGCAGCGCGAATAACTACAGACATCTCTCCGTACAGGTAATTACCCACAACAGCAGCAGCTAACAGAGCAAAAGTGACAATCCACTTAAAGATATCTGCGCCATTCGAGCTCTCAGGAGTTTCAGCATTATTTGCTTTCATAAAACCAACCTGTCTAAGTCTTAATATAGACGACAACAACCCCGCTGTTGCAGGGCAAATCCATGAAACGACAATCTTAATGAATTGACGTACTCTTTTTATTGATCAAGACGCAACACCTCGACCAAAAAATTCCTGCTAAACACCTATTTGGATAAGAAACCAACAGGCATTTTATTTAGTGCAGAAAAAGGGCATCAAATGATGCCCTTTTTGCTACTGGTTCGTCAAATCTAATTAGTAGATTTTCCGAAGTCTTTAGCTAATTCCTAAGAATTAGTCGAAGATCTTAGCAACAACACCAGCACCTACTGTACGGCCACCTTCACGGATAGCGAAACGTAGGCCTTCATCCATTGCGATTGGAGCGATTAGCTCTACTTGCATTTGGATGTTGTCACCAGGCATTACCATTTCTACGCCTTCTGGTAGAGAGATATCACCAGTTACGTCAGTTGTACGGAAGTAGAACTGTGGACGGTAGCCTTTGAAGAACGGAGTATGACGGCCGCCTTCGTCTTTAGAAAGTACGTATACTTCTGACTCGAACTTAGTGTGTGGGTTGATTGAACCAGGTGCTGCAAGTACTTGGCCACGTTCAACGTCATCACGCTTAGTACCACGTAGTAGTGCACCAACGTTCTCACCTGCACGACCTTCGTCAAGCAGCTTACGGAACATTTCAACACCAGTACATGTAGTTGTTGTCGTTTCTTTAATACCAACGATTTCTACTTCGTCACCTACAGTTAGGATACCGCGCTCGATACGGCCAGTTACTACTGTACCACGACCTTGGATTGAGAATACGTCTTCGATTGGTAGTAGGAATGGTTGGTCTACTGCACGCTCTGGCTCTGGGATGTAAGAGTCTAGTGCTTCAGCAAGCTCAACGATTTTCGCTTCCCACTGCTCTTCGCCGTTTAGTGCGCCTAGTGCAGAACCTTGGATAACTGGTAGGTCATCACCTGGGAAATCGTACTCAGATAGAAGTTCACGAACTTCCATTTCTACTAGCTCTAGAAGCTCTTCATCATCAACCATGTCACATTTGTTCATGAATACGATGATGTAAGGAATACCAACCTGACGGCCTAGTAGGATGTGCTCACGAGTTTGTGGCATTGGACCATCTGTTGCAGCAACAACTAGGATACCACCGTCCATCTGTGCAGCACCTGTGATCATGTTCTTAACATAATCCGCGTGTCCTGGACAGTCTACGTGTGCGTAGTGACGTGATGGAGTGTCGTACTCTACGTGAGAAGTAGCGATTGTGATACCGCGCTCACGCTCTTCTGGAGCGTTATCGATAGATGCGAAGTCTTTCGCAACACCGCCGTACACTTTTGCAAGTGTAGTACAGATAGCAGCAGTTAGAGTTGTTTTACCGTGGTCAACGTGGCCGATAGTACCAACGTTTACGTGCGGTTTCGTACGTTCAAATTTTTCTTTAGACATGAGTTGTCCCTCTAGGTACGGATTTAGGTGGCTTTAATGACCACGCAACCAAAAAAGTATTGGTGATATAGTTACCCTCAATCACTAAACGTAGTTTAGTCGAAAGAAAGTATCAAAAGGAAAAGTGTGCTTGAGAGCTGGTGCTGATACCCAGAGTCGAACTGGGGACCTCATCCTTACCAAGGATGCGCTCTACCGCCTGAGCTATATCAGCATCACTATTGAGTGGAGCGGGCAGCGGGAATCGAACCCGCATCATCAGCTTGGAAGGCTGAGGTAATAGCCATTATACGATGCCCGCAACACGTAACTCTGTGAGCTATTTCCTTAAGAATATGGTGGAGGGGGACGGATTCGAACCATCGAAGGCAGTGCCAGCAGATTTACAGTCTGATCCCTTTGGCCACTCGGGAACCCCTCCAAATTTTTACTCCAAATCTCTCGTTCTCTAAAATAGAGATAAGCGGAGAAATGGTGCCGACTACCGGAATCGAACTGGTGACCTACTGATTACAAGTCAGTTGCTCTACCTACTGAGCTAAGTCGGCATAAGTGGTGCGCATTCTATTGAATGATTTTCTACCTTGCAATAGCAAATTTAAAAAAAATTCTCTTTTTACAAACTTTCTGCTTGTTTGCTGAAAATTCAGGCAATTCTTTTTATAAAAGCAGCGAATGTCGTATCCGTCATTTGCAATATTTGTTGGTTGTTGTATTTTCGCAGCTCTATCGTAAAACCAAGTTAGGATGACTATGACCCCGTATCTCTCTTTTAATCGTCAACAATGGGCTGAATTACGCAATTCAGTGCCAATGACATTATCCGAGACCGATCTGGTCGAGCTGCAAGGCGTCAATGAAAGCCTAACCATGGAAGAGGTAGAAGAGATATACCTACCACTGGCTCGCTTGTTGAACCTGTATATTGCAGCAAGGCAAAATCGAAACAGTGTTCTAAACAATTTCTTGGGTAACCAAGAAAGTGCGCCTCCTTTCATCATCGGTATCGCTGGCAGTG includes the following:
- the nusG gene encoding transcription termination/antitermination protein NusG, which gives rise to MSEAPKKRWYVVQAFSGFEGRVAQSLREHIKMHSMEELFGEVLVPTEEVVEMRAGQRRKSERKFFPGYVLVQMIMNDESWHLVRSVPRVMGFIGGTSDRPAPITDKEADAILNRLEKASEAPRPRTMYEAGEVVRVTDGPFADFNGTVEEVDYDKSRVKVSVSIFGRATPVELEFGQVEKLD
- the rplL gene encoding 50S ribosomal protein L7/L12, whose amino-acid sequence is MSITNEQILDAVAEMSVMQVVELIEAMEEKFGVTAAAAVVAGGAAAGEAAAEQTEFDVILESAGGNKVAVIKAVRGATGLGLKEAKGLVDSAPAPLKEGIEKDEAEALKAQLEEAGATVVVK
- the rplA gene encoding 50S ribosomal protein L1, with protein sequence MAKLTKRMRVIREKVNVTKEYEINEAVALLQELATAKFVESVDVAVNLGIDARKSDQNVRGATVLPHGTGRDIRVAVFTQGANAEAAKEAGADIVGMEDLAEQVKKGEMNFDVVVASPDAMRVVGQLGTILGPRGLMPNPKVGTVTPNVAEAVKNAKAGQVRYRNDKNGIIHTTIGKANFSAEQIKENLEALLVALKKAKPSSAKGTFLQKVSISTTMGAGVTVDQGSLNTVA
- the secE gene encoding preprotein translocase subunit SecE, giving the protein MKANNAETPESSNGADIFKWIVTFALLAAAVVGNYLYGEMSVVIRAAGVVVLIAAALGVAATTTKGKAAIEFAKESRMEVRKVVWPTRQETMQTTLIVLAVSIVMALVLWGIDGIMVRLVALATGV
- the rplJ gene encoding 50S ribosomal protein L10; translated protein: MALNLQDKKAIVAEVNEAASGALSAVVADSRGVEVGAMTSLRKQAREAGVYVRVVRNTLMRRAVEGTDYECLTDTFTGPTLIAFSNEHPGAAARLFKDFAKENKDFEIKAAAFEGALTDAEVLATLPTYDEAIARLMMCMKEASAGKLVRTIAALRDQKEEAAA
- the tuf gene encoding elongation factor Tu, whose translation is MSKEKFERTKPHVNVGTIGHVDHGKTTLTAAICTTLAKVYGGVAKDFASIDNAPEERERGITIATSHVEYDTPSRHYAHVDCPGHADYVKNMITGAAQMDGGILVVAATDGPMPQTREHILLGRQVGIPYIIVFMNKCDMVDDEELLELVEMEVRELLSEYDFPGDDLPVIQGSALGALNGEEQWEAKIVELAEALDSYIPEPERAVDQPFLLPIEDVFSIQGRGTVVTGRIERGILTVGDEVEIVGIKETTTTTCTGVEMFRKLLDEGRAGENVGALLRGTKRDDVERGQVLAAPGSINPHTKFESEVYVLSKDEGGRHTPFFKGYRPQFYFRTTDVTGDISLPEGVEMVMPGDNIQMQVELIAPIAMDEGLRFAIREGGRTVGAGVVAKIFD
- the rplK gene encoding 50S ribosomal protein L11 codes for the protein MAKKVEAYIKLQVAAGMANPSPPVGPALGQHGVNIMEFCKAFNAKTESLEKGLPTPVVITVYNDRSFTFITKTPPAAVLLKKAAGVKSGSGRPNTEKVGTVTDAQIQEIAETKAADMTGADIEAMKRSIAGTARSMGLVVEG